The following is a genomic window from Pectobacterium carotovorum.
CCAGAGCGATTTATGCCGTAGCCTGGTTCAGTGAAAACGCCGAAAAAATCACAAAAACCGCACAAGAGAAAGCGCTTGAAAGTGAAAAGGAACAATATCTTTTCTTTTTCACCGACGTCTATGGAATATTGGAAGACGCACCTGAAGACATAAAGAGAAAATTCCACGCCTCTCAAGCAACATGGGTTAAAGAAAGAAATAAAAAATGCGGCAATGCCGAATCCTTAGAAACGAGTCATCTTTCCATTAAAGAGCAGATTTATGCTTATCGCTGCCATAATGCAACGATGAGTGAACAGGTATCAAGTTTAGATCCAGACGAAGGGTGATAGTCACGCCGATGTAGCTTCAGGCTATTGCCTACGATCTTAGCAATGGCCTGAATCTAAACCTCTCGTCCAGTTTACTCAATCTGGACGAGACAAACCTCCGGCGAATCAGCTATCGCTCGGCTGTACAGGGCGCTCAAGATAGGTAGACAACACAATATAAGAGCGTGTTGAACTGACGCCGGGCACCGCATAAAGCTGAAACAGAAGTTTTTCCAGCGACTGCGCATCTTCGGTGCGGATCTTGAGGATCATAGCAGTATCGCCAGCCACCGAATGCACTTCTTCAACATCAGAATTCTGCGTGATCTCCATCAGCTCGGATGAAACGCCCCAGCCACTGGTGTCAACGTGCACAAATGCCAGAAGGTTCTTTTTTATCGCGACAGGATCGAGCAGCACAGCCGTTTTCCGTATCACGCCGTCGCGCCGCAGCCGTTTCACCCGTTCATGCGCGGCAGGAGCCGAAAGCGCAACTTTTTCCCCCAATTCGGCATAGCTCAGCGTGGCATCTTCAACCAGTTCCCTTAATAATCTTCGGTCAGTGGCATCAATATCCCGTGTAGGAATGACTTTTGGCTTAATGTCATCTTTATTTATTTTCATTCTCTCATTCCTTATTTCAAACTAATACCGTTTGGTTAATAGTACTTTCTCCGAATCATATTAAGCAAAAAGTGAAATTTCAATGTCACAACATCAACATGCCGAATGTCATGCCAATTCGCGCACGCTTCGTGTTCCTGGCGCGGCCTATGTCCTGACGTTCTGTATCGGCGTGATTGGATCAAATTCGTTACTTATGGGCCCCATCGCTCCCGAGATCGCCACATCATTTAAGAGTATCGCGCAGTCAGTCATGCTGGCCTCAGCCGCATTTGGCCTGGGAACGGCGCTAAGCGCCCTGTTTCTGGCACGATACATCGATCGATTCGGTGCCTTTAAGATGTTGAAGAACGCGATGATCCTGCTGGTCGTCGCCTTGCTTTCCAGCGCTTGTGCCTCTTCCGTTGAATGGCTGATAGCCAGCCAGCTCATTGCGGGTATCGCATCCGGCGTGGCGATTCCCGCGATTTACACCACCGCAGCAGCTATCGCTCCCAAAGGCTTGGAAAGTAAAACAACTGGCGTCGTTCTTACCGGCTGGACTCTGAGCCTTGTCGCCGGTGTTTCACTCGCGTCGATTCTGGCAGAGCAATTTCACTGGCGCGTCGTTTATCTCGGAATCGGTGCACTTGCCGTTTTGGCTATCGTCATCCTTTCCCGTTTGAGTAATCGGGATGAAAACACCACGCGGGTTTCGTCATCGCCTCTGGCGGCACTAAGCGTGCCCGGTGTGAAACCGTTACTGGCTGCCTGTGGCGGATTCA
Proteins encoded in this region:
- a CDS encoding MFS transporter produces the protein MSQHQHAECHANSRTLRVPGAAYVLTFCIGVIGSNSLLMGPIAPEIATSFKSIAQSVMLASAAFGLGTALSALFLARYIDRFGAFKMLKNAMILLVVALLSSACASSVEWLIASQLIAGIASGVAIPAIYTTAAAIAPKGLESKTTGVVLTGWTLSLVAGVSLASILAEQFHWRVVYLGIGALAVLAIVILSRLSNRDENTTRVSSSPLAALSVPGVKPLLAACGGFMTAFYGVYGYLGDYLYHELHQPLSANGLIALCYGIGFGSAAFLDAMISKVNPRVAMPASFLTVATVYLIFALSGTSLPVVCVLMLFLGTANHLCVNLLITGLNTTDVSKRGAIMGLNSAVTYLAVFVGNTLFGALYLHWGYATVLYAAVGFVVMSILFTLQLQTSASAEQH
- a CDS encoding Lrp/AsnC family transcriptional regulator, which encodes MKINKDDIKPKVIPTRDIDATDRRLLRELVEDATLSYAELGEKVALSAPAAHERVKRLRRDGVIRKTAVLLDPVAIKKNLLAFVHVDTSGWGVSSELMEITQNSDVEEVHSVAGDTAMILKIRTEDAQSLEKLLFQLYAVPGVSSTRSYIVLSTYLERPVQPSDS